The following proteins are co-located in the Citrobacter freundii ATCC 8090 = MTCC 1658 = NBRC 12681 genome:
- the zntB gene encoding zinc transporter ZntB, with amino-acid sequence MEAIKGTDVNVPDAVFAWLLDGRGGVKPLEDNDVIDTQHPCWLHLNYTHPESAQWLATTPLLPNNVRDALAGESTRPRVSRVGEGTLITLRCINGSTDERPDQLVAMRLYMDERLIVSTRQRKVLALDDVVSDLQEGTGPADCGGWLVDVCDALTDHASEFIEQLHDKIIDLEDNLLDQQIPPRGFLALLRKQLIVMRRYMAPQRDVYARLASERLSWMTDDHRRRMQDIADRLGRGLDEIDACIARTGIMADEIAQVMQESLARRTYTMSLMAMVFLPSTFLTGLFGVNLGGIPGGGWQFGFSLFCILLVVLIGGVTLWLHRSKWL; translated from the coding sequence GTGGAAGCCATTAAGGGAACGGATGTTAATGTGCCGGATGCCGTGTTTGCCTGGCTGTTGGATGGGCGTGGTGGGGTGAAACCACTGGAAGATAACGATGTTATCGACACTCAGCATCCCTGCTGGCTGCATCTTAATTATACTCATCCTGAAAGTGCGCAATGGCTGGCGACAACGCCCTTACTTCCCAATAACGTGCGTGATGCGCTGGCGGGTGAAAGCACGCGCCCGCGTGTCAGCAGGGTAGGAGAAGGTACGTTAATCACGCTGCGCTGTATCAACGGCAGCACCGACGAGCGGCCTGACCAACTGGTAGCGATGCGTTTATATATGGATGAACGTCTGATTGTCTCAACGCGTCAGCGCAAAGTGCTGGCACTGGATGATGTGGTCAGCGACCTCCAGGAAGGTACAGGGCCGGCTGATTGTGGCGGTTGGCTGGTGGATGTTTGTGATGCGCTGACCGATCATGCCAGCGAATTTATCGAACAGTTGCACGACAAAATTATCGATCTGGAAGATAACCTGCTCGATCAGCAGATCCCGCCGCGTGGCTTCCTGGCATTACTGCGTAAGCAGTTAATTGTGATGCGCCGTTATATGGCGCCACAGCGTGATGTCTATGCCCGCCTGGCGAGCGAAAGGTTGTCCTGGATGACTGACGACCATCGGCGACGGATGCAGGATATCGCTGACAGGCTGGGGAGAGGGCTGGATGAAATCGATGCCTGTATTGCCAGAACCGGTATCATGGCGGATGAAATTGCGCAGGTGATGCAGGAGTCTCTGGCTCGCCGAACGTATACAATGTCATTGATGGCAATGGTTTTTCTTCCCAGCACATTCTTAACCGGGCTTTTCGGCGTTAACCTCGGCGGTATCCCCGGCGGTGGTTGGCAGTTCGGTTTCTCACTTTTTTGTATTCTGTTAGTGGTCCTGATTGGTGGTGTTACTTTATGGTTGCATCGTAGTAAATGGTTGTAA
- the ttcA gene encoding tRNA 2-thiocytidine(32) synthetase TtcA produces MSQNQDISKKEQYNLNKLQKRLRRNVGEAIADFNMIEDGDRIMVCLSGGKDSYTMLEILRNLQQSAPISFSLVAVNLDQKQPGFPEHILPEYLEQLGVEYKIVEENTYGIVKDKIPEGKTTCSLCSRLRRGILYRTATELGATKIALGHHRDDILQTLFLNMFYGGKMKGMPPKLMSDDGKHIVIRPLAYCREKDIERFSEAKGFPIIPCNLCGSQPNLQRQVIADMLRDWDKRYPGRIETMFSAMQNVVPSHLSDINLFDFKGIKHGSEVVDGGDLAFDREEIPLQPAGWQPEEDDAQLDELRLNVVEVK; encoded by the coding sequence ATGTCGCAAAATCAAGATATTAGCAAGAAAGAACAATACAACCTGAACAAATTGCAAAAACGTCTGCGTCGTAACGTGGGCGAAGCCATTGCCGACTTCAATATGATCGAAGACGGCGATCGCATTATGGTGTGTCTTTCCGGCGGGAAAGACAGCTATACCATGCTGGAGATCCTGCGTAATTTGCAGCAAAGCGCCCCGATCAGTTTTTCCTTGGTTGCGGTTAACCTCGATCAAAAACAACCCGGCTTCCCAGAACACATTCTGCCGGAGTATCTGGAACAGCTGGGCGTTGAGTACAAGATTGTCGAAGAAAACACTTACGGGATCGTCAAAGACAAAATCCCTGAAGGCAAAACGACCTGCTCGCTCTGCTCTCGCCTGCGTCGCGGTATTCTGTACCGTACGGCAACCGAGTTAGGTGCCACCAAGATTGCGCTCGGCCACCATCGCGACGACATCCTGCAAACGCTGTTTTTAAACATGTTCTACGGCGGAAAAATGAAAGGTATGCCACCGAAGCTGATGAGTGATGACGGTAAGCACATCGTGATCCGCCCGCTAGCTTACTGCCGTGAGAAAGATATCGAGCGCTTCTCCGAAGCGAAAGGTTTCCCGATTATTCCGTGCAATCTGTGCGGCTCACAGCCTAACCTGCAGCGTCAGGTCATTGCTGACATGCTGCGTGACTGGGACAAACGCTATCCAGGTCGGATTGAAACCATGTTCAGTGCGATGCAGAACGTTGTGCCTTCACATCTGAGCGATATCAATCTGTTCGATTTTAAAGGCATTAAGCACGGTTCAGAGGTTGTGGACGGCGGTGATTTAGCGTTCGATCGTGAAGAGATCCCGCTACAGCCTGCGGGCTGGCAGCCAGAAGAAGATGATGCTCAACTGGATGAGTTACGCCTGAACGTGGTGGAAGTGAAGTAA
- a CDS encoding KTSC domain-containing protein, with protein MNHHPVKSSRIASVGYDESSHTLEIRFHQLATLQYQPVPARIFRDFLSVVSKGRFYDGVIKGKFPEIKIK; from the coding sequence ATGAATCATCATCCTGTAAAATCATCCCGTATTGCATCCGTCGGCTATGACGAATCCTCTCACACGCTGGAAATTCGCTTTCACCAATTGGCTACCCTGCAATATCAGCCTGTCCCTGCCCGTATTTTTCGTGATTTCCTGAGCGTGGTCTCGAAAGGTCGATTTTACGACGGCGTAATAAAAGGCAAGTTTCCTGAAATCAAAATAAAGTGA
- the uspF gene encoding universal stress protein UspF: protein MNRTILVPIDISDSELTQRVIAHVEAEAKIDDAQVHFLTVIPSLPYYASLGLAYSAELPAMDDLKAEAKSQLEEIIKKFNIPTDRVHIHVAEGAPKDKILEIAKKLPADMVIIASHRPDITTYLLGSNAAAVVRHAECSVLVVR from the coding sequence ATGAACAGAACGATTCTTGTACCCATCGATATTTCAGACTCAGAATTAACTCAACGCGTTATTGCCCATGTTGAAGCAGAGGCCAAAATTGACGATGCGCAGGTCCATTTTCTGACCGTAATTCCGTCACTGCCCTATTACGCTTCTCTGGGACTGGCCTACTCGGCAGAGTTACCGGCCATGGACGATCTGAAAGCCGAAGCAAAATCTCAACTGGAAGAGATTATCAAGAAGTTCAATATCCCAACGGACAGAGTGCACATTCATGTCGCAGAAGGTGCGCCGAAAGATAAGATTCTGGAGATCGCCAAAAAATTACCGGCTGATATGGTCATTATTGCCTCACACCGACCTGACATCACCACCTACCTGCTGGGCTCTAACGCCGCAGCAGTAGTGCGTCATGCGGAGTGTTCGGTACTGGTAGTCCGCTAA
- the ompC gene encoding porin OmpC — translation MNRKVLALVIPALLAAGAAHAAEVYNKDGNKLDLYGKVDGLRYFSDDANKDGDQTYVRGGFKGETQINDMLTGYGQWEYQVNANTTEGNRNNNFTRLAFAGLKFGDYGSFDYGRNYGVLYDVEGWTDMLPEFGGDSYTYADNFMTGRANGVATYRNTDFFGLVNGLNFALQYQGANEQAGDEQEGTGNGSDRNVQNSNGDGFGISSTYDLGMGVSFGAAYSTSDRTNDQVNAGKAGGNVAGGDTADAWTTGLKYDANNIYLATMYSETRNMTPYGDSGVANKTQNFEVTAQYQFDFGLRPAVSFLMSKGKDLNATDGDKDLVKYADIGATYYFNKNMSTYVDYKINLLDEDDSFYTRNNISTDDVVALGLVYQF, via the coding sequence ATGAACAGAAAAGTACTGGCTCTCGTAATTCCTGCCCTGCTGGCTGCAGGTGCTGCTCACGCGGCTGAAGTTTATAATAAAGATGGCAACAAATTAGATCTCTACGGTAAAGTAGACGGCCTGCGTTATTTCTCTGATGATGCCAACAAAGATGGCGATCAGACTTATGTTCGTGGCGGCTTCAAAGGCGAAACTCAGATCAACGATATGCTCACCGGTTACGGTCAGTGGGAATATCAGGTCAATGCCAACACCACTGAAGGCAACCGCAACAATAATTTCACTCGTCTGGCCTTTGCCGGTCTGAAATTCGGCGACTACGGCTCATTCGACTACGGCCGTAACTACGGCGTACTGTACGACGTAGAAGGCTGGACCGATATGCTGCCTGAGTTCGGCGGTGACTCCTACACCTATGCTGATAACTTTATGACCGGCCGTGCTAACGGCGTAGCAACCTACCGTAACACTGACTTCTTCGGTCTGGTGAACGGTCTGAACTTTGCACTGCAGTATCAGGGCGCGAACGAGCAAGCGGGTGATGAGCAGGAAGGTACCGGTAACGGCAGCGATCGTAACGTGCAGAACTCTAACGGCGACGGTTTCGGTATCTCCTCTACCTACGATCTGGGTATGGGCGTAAGCTTCGGTGCGGCTTACTCGACTTCTGACCGTACTAACGATCAGGTTAACGCTGGTAAAGCTGGCGGCAACGTTGCCGGCGGTGATACAGCTGACGCATGGACTACCGGCCTGAAATACGATGCCAACAACATCTACCTGGCAACCATGTACTCCGAAACCCGTAACATGACTCCGTACGGCGACAGCGGCGTGGCGAACAAAACTCAGAACTTCGAAGTCACTGCACAGTACCAGTTCGACTTCGGTCTGCGTCCGGCTGTGTCTTTCCTGATGTCTAAAGGTAAAGACCTGAACGCTACCGACGGTGACAAAGACCTGGTTAAATATGCTGATATCGGCGCTACCTACTACTTCAACAAAAACATGTCCACCTATGTTGATTACAAAATCAACCTGCTGGACGAAGACGACAGCTTCTACACTCGTAACAACATCTCTACTGATGACGTAGTTGCATTAGGTCTGGTTTACCAGTTCTAA
- the dbpA gene encoding ATP-dependent RNA helicase DbpA, with translation MTAFSTLNVLPAAQLENLNELGYLEMTPVQAAALPAILAGKDVRVQAKTGSGKTAAFGLGLLQHIDAALFQTQSLVLCPTRELADQVAGELRRLARFLPNTKILTLCGGQPFGAQRDSLQHAPHIIVATPGRLLDHLQKGTVSLEALNTLVMDEADRMLDMGFSDAIDDVIRFAPASRQTLLFSATWPEAIAAISGRVQQNPLTIEIDTVDALPAIEQQFFETSSHGKIPLLQKLLSQHQPASCVVFCNTKKDCQAVCDALNEAGQSALSLHGDLEQRDRDQTLVRFANGSARVLVATDVAARGLDIKSLELVVNFELAWDPEVHVHRIGRTARAGNSGLAISFCAPEEAQRANILSEMLQLKLNWLPAPANVSILPLEAEMATLCIDGGKKAKMRPGDVLGALTGDIGLDGADIGKIAVHPAHVYVAVRQNIAHKAWKQLQNGKIKGKTCRVRLLK, from the coding sequence GTGACCGCTTTTTCAACCCTGAATGTTTTACCTGCTGCTCAACTCGAGAACCTTAACGAGCTGGGTTATCTTGAAATGACGCCTGTTCAGGCTGCCGCATTACCGGCAATCCTGGCGGGGAAAGATGTTCGCGTGCAGGCTAAAACCGGCAGTGGCAAAACGGCTGCTTTTGGTCTTGGGCTATTACAGCATATTGATGCCGCGCTGTTTCAGACGCAGTCTCTGGTACTGTGCCCAACCCGAGAGCTTGCCGACCAGGTGGCGGGTGAACTGCGTCGTTTAGCGCGCTTTCTGCCAAACACCAAGATCTTAACGCTATGCGGTGGGCAGCCCTTTGGTGCACAGCGTGACTCTCTGCAGCATGCACCTCATATTATTGTCGCCACACCGGGGCGTTTACTCGACCACCTGCAAAAAGGCACCGTTTCTCTGGAAGCCCTGAATACGCTGGTTATGGATGAAGCCGACCGGATGCTGGATATGGGCTTTAGCGATGCGATTGATGATGTCATTCGCTTTGCACCAGCTTCTCGCCAGACCTTGCTGTTTTCTGCGACCTGGCCGGAAGCCATTGCCGCCATCAGTGGCCGGGTGCAACAAAATCCATTAACCATTGAAATTGATACGGTCGATGCGTTACCGGCGATTGAACAGCAGTTTTTCGAAACCTCCAGCCACGGAAAAATTCCGCTGCTGCAAAAATTGCTCAGCCAGCACCAGCCTGCTTCATGCGTCGTTTTTTGCAACACCAAAAAAGACTGTCAGGCCGTGTGTGACGCATTGAATGAGGCGGGGCAAAGCGCACTTTCACTGCATGGCGATCTGGAACAGCGCGATCGCGACCAGACGCTGGTGCGTTTTGCCAACGGCAGCGCACGCGTTCTGGTTGCCACCGATGTGGCCGCACGTGGCCTGGATATTAAATCACTCGAACTGGTGGTTAACTTCGAACTGGCGTGGGATCCGGAGGTTCATGTCCATCGTATCGGACGTACCGCGCGAGCCGGTAACAGCGGTCTGGCGATTAGTTTCTGTGCGCCGGAAGAAGCACAGCGTGCCAATATTCTTTCTGAAATGCTGCAATTGAAGCTGAACTGGCTGCCAGCGCCAGCTAACGTGTCAATCCTGCCGCTGGAAGCAGAGATGGCGACGTTATGCATTGATGGTGGCAAAAAGGCTAAAATGCGTCCTGGTGATGTTCTGGGGGCTCTGACCGGTGATATTGGCCTGGATGGCGCCGATATCGGCAAAATTGCCGTTCATCCAGCACACGTCTATGTCGCCGTTCGCCAGAACATAGCGCACAAGGCGTGGAAACAATTGCAAAACGGTAAGATTAAAGGCAAGACTTGCCGAGTTCGTTTATTGAAATAA